A genomic segment from Labrus bergylta chromosome 3, fLabBer1.1, whole genome shotgun sequence encodes:
- the cers3a gene encoding ceramide synthase 2, whose protein sequence is MFDTLYEWFWWDRLWLPVNLTWSDLEDGEGRVYAKASHLYVTIPYALTCLLIRYLFERWIATPLALSAGIKQRVHLRTEHVPILEHYYTCQSRSPAQADIDGLSKKSSLSVRQVERWFRRRRSQDRPGVLKKFTEASWRFVFYLLAFLGGIAALYDKEWFYDTREVWTGFPRQSMLQSQYWYYILEMSFYASLLFSVTFDVKRKDFKEQIIHHLATLVLLSFSWCVNYIRIGTLVMLVHDASDVLLESAKLFNYAKWENTCKTLFVLFAVVFIVTRLVIFPFWLIHCTWVYPVHHYPAFFGYYFFNVMLVVLLCLHVFWAYLILRMIKKFIFGTLTRDERSDGEDEEEEESVPSEDEGEGQHKLGNGRAMDEKEDKNGCFGSLSPPENICWSKTVC, encoded by the exons ATGTTTGACACGCTGTACGAGTGGTTCTGGTGGGACAGACTCTGGCTGCCTGTAAACCTGACGTGGTCCGACTTGGAGGACGGGGAAGGACGCGTCTACGCCAAAGCCTCACATCTATATGTCACTATTCCCTACGCCCTCACCTGCTTACTCATCAGATACCTGTTTGAGAG GTGGATAGCCACACCGTTAGCTTTGTCTGCTGGGATCAAACAGAGAGTCCACCTGAGAACAGAGCATGTCCCCATCCTGGAGCATTACTACACCTGTCAGAGCAGAAGTCCTGCTCAG GCAGATATTGACGGGCTGTCCAAGAAGAGCAGTTTGTCAGTCAGACAGGTGGAGCGATGGTTCAGGAGGAGAAGATCTCAGGACCGTCCGGGAGTCCTCAAGAAGTTCACAGaggccag TTGGAGGTTTGTCTTCTACCTGTTGGCGTTCCTGGGTGGAATAGCAGCTCTGTATGAT AAAGAATGGTTCTATGACACCAGGGAAGTGTGGACTGGATTTCCTCGACAG TCCATGCTGCAGTCTCAGTACTGGTATTATATCCTGGAGATGAGCTTCTACGCCTCTCTTCTCTTCAGCGTTACCTTTGATGTCAAGAGAAAG GATTTTAAGGAGCAGATTATCCACCACCTGGCTACACTGGTCCTCTTATCATTCTCCTGGTGCGTCAACTACATCCGGATCGGGACTCTGGTCATGCTGGTTCATGATGCCTCTGATGTTTTACTGGAG tctGCAAAGTTATTCAACTACGCCAAATGGGAGAACACCTGCAAAactctctttgttctgtttgctGTGGTGTTCATAGTGACGCGACTCGTCATTTTCCCATTCTg GCTGATCCACTGTACCTGGGTGTATCCTGTTCACCATTACCCGGCTTTCTTTGGTTACTACTTTTTCAATGTGATGTTGGTGgtgctcctctgtctgcacGTGTTCTGGGCCTATCTCATCCTCCGCATGATCAAAAAGTTCATATTTGGCACA CTGACCAGAGATGAGAGGAGTGACggtgaagatgaagaagaggaggagagcgtCCCATCAGAGGATGAAGGTGAGGGACAGCACAAGCTTGGTAATGGACGGGCGATGGATGAGAAGGAAGACAAAAACGGCTGCTTCGGGTCTTTGTCTCCACCAGAGAACATCTGCTGGTCGAAGACGGTGTGCTGA